The nucleotide sequence GACGGCATCTGGCAGTACCGGCTCAGCGACAACGACGGCATCGTGGTGGGAAGGCTACAAGCGGCACCACGCGCGCTTCCGGCCTTGCATCTACGGCTACGGCCTGACCCTGCGCGTGCATCGGGCGTCTGGTGGCGTGCCGAGCACCCTGCCGGACGCGCCGTCTCCCCATTACAGGGCGCTGCCAGCCGCAGTGGCGCGCACCCAGCCGGTACCGGACCTGGCCGGGCTGCTGCGCTACTCGCACCGCGCCTTCCACCGTTTGGCTGGCACGCGTAACCACTACTACGCCGGCGACCACCAGATCACCGGCACGGTGAAAGAGAAGGGCGTTCCGGATGACCGACCCGTGGCGCGTCGGGTGCTGTTGTTCGACGAACGCACCCACGTCGTCGTGGGCGAGACCTGGAGCGATCCGGGCACCGGTGCCTACCGTTTCGAAAAGATCAGTCCGGTGCCGCGCTACGTCGTGGTTGCCTACGACTACAAGCACAACTTCCGGGCGGTCATCGCCGACAACCTGCGCGCTGAGCCGATGCAGGTGCCGGCGTGATCGAGATTTCGAACGCGCTCAACGGCTATCGGCTGCAGGGCGTCATCACCTTTCTGGCGCTCGGCACCGAACAGGCGCGCGCCCACGTGTACGCGGGGCCACGACCGAGCCTCGGCGCGCCGCCGCAAGGGCCGCTGCTCGCCTCCATCGTGCTCGCCGAGCCGCTCGGCACCGTGGTTGACGGCGTGCTCGAGGTTGCCGCGACGAATGAAGCGCTGATCCTCACCACTGGCGAGGCGACGTGGGCACGCATCGTCAACGGTCAGGGGCGCGCTCGCCTGGGACTGCGATGCGTCGGACCTCGAGGGCACCGGCGAACTGCGCCTGCCGACGACCACGCTGTATGCGGGCGGCTACACCCGCATCCTGACGGGACTGCTGGGGTGATCGCCAATGACGGCTGTCGATCTGCGCTTCGCCCATCCACCGGGCAGCGCGCATCTGGTGCTGGGCGGCGATCCCGGGGCGACGCCGCCCGTCGATGCGCAACTCGTCGGCGCACTGCCGGCATTGCGCTTCGGCGCTCGCCATCCCCAATGCATCGGCGACACTCGTCGGTACCTTTCCCGCGATGGAGATGCTGATCGGAGGCGCGCTATGCATCGCGAACCGCGCGTCCGCTGGTGGGCAGCACCTACTCGACCTGGCAGCGTGGGCGAGGATTCGAAGTCGGCGCCGAGCATCGGACCTCGCCGACCGTCCGAGCGCCCGTGCAAGCGCAAACCGGCTGGCAACCGGCGACAGGCTATGTTGCGGGTGTCGAGGCGCGTCGCAGCGCCAGGCTGGCGCGACTGCCGATCACAGCCACGGTGCGGTTCTGTCTCGCGTCGCCGACATCGCCGGGCGCCATTGGCGTCGCGCACAGTGATGCGCAGCAACTGCGCACTGCAGGTCCGTTCGTCCATGCCAACGCTGCGCGCATGGATGGGCTGCAGCGGCGACTGCACCATCAAGACGGTCTACGGGATCGCCATCGGCCGACGACCTCGGGCTTCGGTGTGGCGGCACCGCTTCCGAGTCGACGCTTCTTCGAGGCGATCCAAGTGGCGGTCACGCTTCGGCGCTGGACCAAGGACCGCTGGCAGAACGCCATGCGCCCTCCGCCTGGCCGGCACCCGACGCGTCCCGACGACGGCGATCCGCCGCCGATCCGTTGTTACACCCCGAATCCCAAACTGCGCTTCGCGTCGCTGGCGGCCACGGATGGCCACCTGGTCTTCGTGTGCGAGAACCATCCCGGGCCCGGTCAGGACGACCCGGTCGTCGTTCCGATCAGGAGGGTCTACGTCGTGCTGAACCACGTCACCCTGCATCGATGGCCGGATGGCGCGCCGGTGCCGGTCATCTCGCTATCGCTGAGTCTCGACGTCGATTCCTGGGCGTGGGGCTTCGAGGCCACGCTGCCCGGCATCGCCGAAGCGCTGGTCGCGCCCGAAGATGGCGCCTCGCCGGTGGAACTGGTGGCGCACGTCAATGGCACGAACTTCCGCGTGCTCGCCGAAAACCTGAGCCGTGAGCGCAGCTTCGGCGACACCAGCCTGCGACTCTCGGGCCGGGGTCGCTCCGCGGTCCTGTCGGCGCCGTATGCCCCGGTCGTGAACTTCGCCAATGGCGATCCGCGCACCGCGCGGCAACTGATGGACGACGTGCTGACGGTCAACGGCGTGCCACTCGGCTGGACCGTCGACTGGGGCCTCAGCGACTGGAGCGTGCCTGCCGGCGTGTTCGCGCAACAGGGCACCTGGATTGATGCGCTGGCCAGCATCGCTGGCGCTGCCGGCGGCTACCTATTGCCGCATCCGTCCGAAGCGACCATACGTGTGCGTCATCGCTATCCGGTGGCGCCATGGGACTGGCACGCCGTCACGCCTGACCTGATCCTGCCGGTCGACGCCGTCTCGCGCGAATCGCTGCGCTGGCTGGAGAAGCCCGCTTACAACCGAGTGTTCGTGTCTGGCCACCCGAGTTCGACACTTATCCGACTTAAGTAATTGATTCGTAGCGCATCCGGTATCCCCGGTTGCCACTACGATGGCGTCGATCAGCTCGTCTGGAGGGCTTTGGTGTCGGGCAACGGCAGGTCCAGTTGCTGGAAGATCGAGCGGGTTTCCTCGCCGGTGGCGGTCAGTCCGCTCACGGTCTTGCCGTCGGCGGTGAACCGGTGCAGTTGGATGGCCTTGAGCTTGCGCAGCGCGGCTGCCGGGCTGAACTCGGTCAGTTTCGGACGCATGACCCGGTGCAACAGCAACGCGAGGAAGCAGATCAACGCGTGCGCGCGGATGCGCTCGGGCAGCCGGTGATAGACCGGCGCCAGCGCGATGTCCTGCTTGAGCACACGGAAGCCGCGCTCGATGTCCGCCAGGCGCTTGTAGCGCTCCACCACCTCGACGGCTTTCAGGTCGCGCACGTTGGTCAACAGTATCAGCTTGCCGTCGAAGGCTTCCTGGCGGGCCAGTGCCGCTTCGTCAGGTGCCAGCTGAAGCTGTCGGCGCGCAAGTCGGCTTTGAGGATCTTCGACAGATGCTTCCCTCACCGCTGTGATGAAGCGCAGGTAGGCGCCGCGGTCGCTGGCTTTGCGGCGCGGGCCTTCTTGCCCTGATCCTGGCGCTCCAGCTTGTCCACCGCAGACTGCGCCTGCGCCTCGATGGCCGCGATCCGGGCGCGGCGCTGCGCAGTCTGTTCGGCTGCCACGAGAGGGTCGTGCGCCACTACCATGCGATAGCCGCCCGCTTCGGTCTCCAGCACCTTGGGCGCGGTCGCATCGACGCACGTTCCCGCCAGTTCCACGACCGGATCCATGAAGTCGCCGTAACGGCGCGCTGGCACCGCGATGATCCAGGACAGCTCGACACCCTTCGGCAACTTCAGCGCCTCCAGGGCCGCGATCTGATCCAGACTCAGCATGCCGCGATCGGCCACCAGCACCACGCGCTTGACCGCATAGCGCGCCAGACTGCGCTGGATCATCGGCAACAAGGTGCTCACCTCGCCGACATCGCCGGGGAACACCTCGAAATCCAGTGGCATCCCGCAGCCGCTCTGCACCAGCCCCAGCGCGAACTGACGCGCGATGCCGCCGGTGTCCTTGTTCATGCCAAAGGCACGCACATCGTCCGCCAGTCTCGTCTCGCCCTGGATGCGCACATTGGTCAGGTCGTAGAACACCAGGTTCAGGTCCTGATCCAGCAGCGGTCGCACCAGCCCGGCCAGCCGCGACAGGATCGTGCCCGCATGGGCGTCCAGCACATCCATGGTCCGCAACAGGCGCTGGTGGGTCACTTCGTCTGGCACCACGCCAGGGACGATGACTTCTTCCAGCCAACGCAGCACGCCGAGCTTGGAATCCGCGTCGCACAGGCGATTGATCACCATCAGCCGCGCCAGCGTGTCGACATCGAGCTTGGCGTCCGAGCGCGTCAGCCCGCGCAGGCAGCGCGAAAGACCCAGGCGATCCCAGAGCGCCGACAGCAGCCACGGTCCGCCCACTTCCAGCGAACGCTGGAAGGTTGGCGCCGCGGGCGGCCCGCGACCGGCCGCGCGGCTCAGGCTGGCGATAAGGCGATCGAGCTTGTCCTGTGAGTCCTCGACCCGGCCGAGGTTGGCGACATGCCGGTGGCGAGCAACGCCATCGGCATCCCGGAAGGCCTCGACGAGCTGGATGTACTGCCTCGGGCCGGACTTGGTGATCTTCGCGAACATGCCGCCACGGTATCACGCCACAACAGCGTATTCCATGGTGTTCAAGCTGAACGCGTGCCACTACACGATAGTTGCGGAATCGGCATCCTCAGACAGCGCAAGCCATTGATCCTGCAAGACCAACCCGGCAACGAGGGACCGCGAAACGGGCAAAAGGTGTCGAACTCGGGTGGCCAGAGTGCCGGTGTGCTTGGTCAAGTCACGCGCACCGGAACGGCTGGCAATCGGCTCGCACCCATGGTCGTTGATGCGCTGATCACCGAAGCCGTGGCGGCGCGCCAGCGCGGTACGGCGATCCTGGCCGACACCGGCCAGCAGTTCGAAGTGGGCCTGCGCCTACCGGTGCTGCCCGAGACCGGCATCGTCGAGCCGGGCACCTTCGTCGAGTACCAGGATGGCCGCGTCGCGCGGCTCGGAATCGTGCGCTCTACGCGCATCGAAGCCGGCTTCCCCGAGGTCTGGCAAACACTGGGCGTCGAGTGCCATGCATAACCTCTACCGACAGTTCCGGCAGCTGTTGCCCGAGCCACCGCTGCAAGCCGGCATCGTGATCGAGGCGGGCGCAAACCGCGTCGTGATCGCCTTGCCGGGCGGCGGCCTGATCCATGCCCGCGGCGAAGCCACCCTCGGCCAAACCGTGTTCGTGCGCGATGGCGTCATCGAAGGCGAGGCGCCTTCCTTGCCGATGGAAGTGATCGACATTTAAGCCGCGCCTTTTCAACCGCTACACCCCTGAAACCCGCTCCGGCTCGCGCTGGGCGGGTTTCGTCATTTCTGGAGACCGACGATGACCGAAGACACCGATGCACCGACCAACGACTCGACCCTCTTGCTGCGGCACGAGGACTTCGATGAACTGCTGAACCGCGCCGCCGAACGCGGCGCCGAGCGTTGCCTCACCCACCTCGGTCTGGAAAACGGACACGCCGCGCGTGACATCCGCGAGCTGCGTGACCTGCTGGAAGCGTGGCGCGATGCGCGCCGCACCGCCTGGCAGACCACCGTCAAGGTCGTGACCACCGGCATCCTGGCCGCGCTGCTGGTGGCCGCTGCCATCAAGTTGAAGCTGATGGGAGGCACGCAATGACCGCCCGACCGAAGATCTGTCTGCTCAACGACTGGCGGCGCGTGTTGCGTCGCGCGTGGAGCATCCGACTTTCCCTGCTGGCAGCCGCCTTCACAGCGGCGGAAGTCGTCGTCCCGCTGTTCGGTGATCTTCTGCCGCGTGGCGCGTTCGTGCTGCTGGCCTTCGCCGCCAGCATCGGCGCGACCGTTGCGCGCATCGTGGCGCAGCCGGAGATGCGCCGATGACCGGTGCACCATCACCCGTGATGCGCAGGACGGTGACCGGATTGACGCTGTCCGCCGCCGCCCTGGTCGGCATCGTGATGCACGAGGGCTACACCGACCACGCGGCAATCCCGGCCAAGGGCGATGTGCCGACCATCGGCTTTGGCACCACCGCCGGAGTGAAGATCGGCGACACCACCACGCCACCGAAGGCCTTGGCGCGGGCGCTCACGGATATCCAGCAGTTCGAGGACGCGCTCAAGCAGTGCGTGACCGTGCCCCTAGCTCAGCACGAGTACGACGCCTTTGTGAGCTTCTCCTACAACGTCGGCAGCCGCGCGTTCTGCCAGTCCACATTGGTCAGAAAACTCAACGCCGAGGACTACGTCGGGGCCTGCGCCGAGCTGCTGCGCTGGCGCTTCTTCCAGGGCAAGGACTGCGCGCTGCCCGCCAACGCGCGCCTGTGCGGTGGACTGGCCACGCGGCGCGAGGCCGAGTACCGGCAGTGCATTGGGGAAGGGTCATGAGCGTGATTCCTTGGCCGTACCGCTGGCTGGCCCTCGTGGCACTTGGCGTCGCTTTGGTCGGCTTCGGATGGATCAAGGGCGCGGGCCACGTTCAAGCCGAGTGGGACGCCGCTGTCCAGGAGCAAATCCTGCAAGCCGCCACTGTCCGCGAGCGGCAGGCACAAGCCACCGTCAAGGTCGTCACACAGTACGTCGAACGCGTCCGCGTCGTCCGCGAGAAGGGCGAAACCATCATCAAGGAGGTTCCCGTCTATGTGCCCGTTCAAGCCGATGCTGCTTGCACTATCAACCGTGGCTTTGTGCGCCTGCACGACGCTGCCGCCGCAGGTGAACTGCCCGAGCCCGCCCGAGATGCTGATGCGGCCGCCGAAGGACTTGCGCTCTCTGCCGTCGCCGGAACCGTCGCCACCAACTACCAGACCTGCCACGAAAACGCCGAGCAACTGAGGGCGCTGCAGGCGTGGGCAAGGGAGATGGATGTCGCGGACGCGCAATAGCCTTCGGAACGCCGTCATGGGTTGCGTGCACAACCTGGCAAAAGACGACTGGTCCTGATCAGAATCACCGAGTCCCGCAGCTATACGTTCCTCGAAGGTGCGCGCAGGGCGACGAACTGGTTACTCGGCCCTTCTGACCGCAGCATCAGGTTTGCGCTGTTCGACACCACGTAGGCCAAGGGCCGCGTCATGTTGAACGGGAACAGCACCGGCAGCGACTGCAAACTGGGTACTGATATGGGCTTGCCGGCGTAGCGCACAGCAGCTTCGATCAGCCAAGCAGTGAGCGCATCGTTGTCGATGCTCGTCTGTGGCAAGCGAATGACGCGCTTACCTTTCTCGACGCGCTCCACGGCTCCCCAGCTCGCCTGGCTCTGGATGACCATGTTGGTCATGCGCCGAGTGCCTTCGCGCTCTCCATAGGTTTCGCTCATGCGGCGATGGACCTCGGCGGACGCGCAGTCGCCCTGGATGGCGGACAGGCGGCCCACCAGCTCGGCCACCTTGCCAAAGAACGGGTACGTCGCCACGGACATGCCCCAGCACAGCGCCGCGACCGGTATATCCGGCTGCGTCTTGTGGATGGCCACACCACGATCCGCGTAATCGACCAGTTCGGCGCGCGGCTCCAGCCA is from Rhodanobacteraceae bacterium and encodes:
- a CDS encoding lysozyme; translated protein: MRRTVTGLTLSAAALVGIVMHEGYTDHAAIPAKGDVPTIGFGTTAGVKIGDTTTPPKALARALTDIQQFEDALKQCVTVPLAQHEYDAFVSFSYNVGSRAFCQSTLVRKLNAEDYVGACAELLRWRFFQGKDCALPANARLCGGLATRREAEYRQCIGEGS